From Penicillium psychrofluorescens genome assembly, chromosome: 1, one genomic window encodes:
- a CDS encoding uncharacterized protein (ID:PFLUO_001732-T1.cds;~source:funannotate), translating to MPSAQPQASLFQVYLRLRPPISLKQNEPERFLTVEKPEVVQDDEIVPPVPTHITVQPPSDSRKRAVEKFGFTKVFEEKASQLDIFHDTGMESLVKGVLKEGRDGLVATLGVTGSGKSHTILGSRTQRGITQMGLDVIFRSLEPTLKTADGISPMMLASLAAADASEARLFSAQTFLDAVYGESNTDRGRASRAQTPMSPPRAHTPLTVRNPITHQGSASITPATTGPCLSKPGSPPKADITTPNRADQPGHGPRSIERSGRMKPGFPTPLPYTRPILYDSFLAKRLYVFKEPSPALVFPRRNPRERPSALPRLPDVSHLAVDLNQDSDYVVLVSMYEVYNDRIFDLLSPSLVVNTMSRGNNQKDGRRPLLFKPTEGSPDRKVVAGLRKIACSTYEEALAILDVGLTERRVNATGSNSVSSRSHGFFCLEVKKRSQGRRYGEASWEGNTLTIVDLAGSERARTAKTAGATLAEAGKINESLMYLGQCLQMQSNLQDGSKTTLVPFRQCKLTELLFSNSFPSANQMSRGHHPQRAIMVVTADPLGDFNATSQILRYSALAREVTVPRIPSVTESIMSHSSGKSGRTSPNYALGEELDRAAAEISRLTSDMQTLAIKLAEEEIARDEAAMMLGAADERCLMIEQEVREECWAEMDERMEEERKRWQSAWDEQAGRADEHMDKKIELLSRGFQIYEDPEQSTNERVEELEKENEQLRHRLAALEREMNSQSPTRKPRSKNAPTTRSSNLLGRESDIENALQRLDHLKIADGMFSPSSPAPTSPGKKPRKMATRKWDLGPEDQL from the exons ATGCCGTCCGCACAACCCCAGGCCTCGCTCTTTCAAGTCTACCTCCGTCTGCGACCGCCTATCTCACTCAAGCAGAATGAGCCGGAGCGCTTCCTGACAGTCGAGAAACCCGAAGTTGTCCAGGATGATGAGATCGTTCCGCCAGTCCCAACACATATCACCGTTCAGCCTCCCAGCGATTCGAGAAAACGTGCAGTTGAGAAGTTTGGCTTTACCAAAGTTTTCGAAGAGAAAGCCTCCCAGTTGGACATCTTTCATGACACTGGGATGGAGTCGCTTGTCAAGGGCGTGCTGAAGGAAGGTCGTGATGGACTGGTCGCGACACTGGGCGTGACAGGAAGCGGAAAG AGTCACACGATCCTCGGGTCTAGGACCCAGCGAGGAATCACTCAGATGGGTCTCGACGTCATCTTCCGATCGCTCGAGCCAACCTTGAAGACGGCCGACGGCATCAGTCCCATGATGCTTGCATCGcttgctgcagcagatgCCTCCGAAGCGCGACTTTTCTCGGCGCAGACATTCCTAGACGCCGTCTATGGCGAAAGCAATACCGATCGTGGCCGCGCTTCACGAGCCCAAACACCGATGAGCCCGCCTCGCGCTCACACTCCCCTGACGGTACGGAACCCTATTACCCATCAAGGATCGGCGAGCATCACTCCGGCCACAACTGGACCATGTCTCTCAAAGCCTGGAAGCCCCCCCAAGGCGGACATCACTACCCCCAATCGCGCGGACCAACCCGGCCACGGCCCCCGGTCGATCGAGCGTTCCGGCCGGATGAAGCCCGGATTTCCTACTCCCCTTCCCTACACTCGTCCCATTTTGTATGATTCTTTCTTGGCTAAACGACTTTACGTCTTCAAGGAACCGTCCCCTGCGCTGGTCTTCCCTCGTCGCAACCCACGTGAACGCCCAAGCGCCCTTCCCAGACTTCCGGATGTGAGCCATCTAGCTGTGGACTTGAATCAAGATTCGGACTACGTGGTTTTGGTGTCCATGTACGAGGTTTACAATGACCGGATATTTGATCTCTTGTCTCCGTCGCTTGTTGTAAATACCATGTCTCGCGGGAACAACCAAAAGGACGGGCGACGGCCGTTGCTATTCAAACCCACCGAAGGATCACCGGATCGGAAAGTTGTGGCGGGCTTGCGCAAGATCGCGTGCAGCACTTATGAAGAAGCCTTGGCTATCCTGGATGTTGGTCTGACCGAACGCAGAGTGAACGCTACGGGGTCGAACAGTGTCAGCTCTCGAAGCCACGGTTTCTTCTGCCTGGAAGTCAAGAAGCGGTCACAGGGAAGACGCTATGGTGAAGCAAGCTGGGAAGGAAATACTCTCACCATCGTGGACTTGGCTG GATCTGAGCGAGCAAGAACGGCAAAGACAGCTGGTGCAACACTCGCAGAGGCTGGTAAGATCAACGAGAGCTTGATGTACCTGGGCCAATGTCTGCAGATGCAGAGTAATCTTCAGGATGGGAGCAAG ACAACACTTGTTCCTTTTCGCCAGTGCAAGCTCACCGAGCTCTTATTCTCGAATTCATTCCCATCAGCAAATCAAATGTCTCGAggtcatcatcctcaaagGGCAATCATGGTCGTCACAGCAGACCCTCTGGGAGACTTCAACGCTACATCCCAAATCCTTCGCTACTCGGCGTTAGCTCGTGAAGTCACCGTTCCACGAATTCCTTCCGTCACAGAATCTATTATGTCGCACTCGTCCGGCAAGAGTGGACGCACATCTCCCAACTACGCATTGGGCGAAGAGCTTGACcgagccgccgccgagattTCTCGACTGACAAGCGACATGCAAACTCTTGCTATCAAGctcgctgaagaagagatcgCGCGCGACGAAGCTGCAATGATGCTTGGCGCTGCCGACGAACGATGTCTCATGATTGAGCAAGAAGTCCGAGAAGAATGTTGGGCTGAGATGGATGagaggatggaagaggaaCGGAAACGGTGGCAGAGTGCCTGGGATGAGCAG GCTGGACGTGCAGATGAGCACATGGACAAGAAAATCGAACTGTTATCTCGTGGTTTCCAAA TCTATGAAGACCCCGAACAATCGACCAACGAAAGGgtcgaggaactggagaaagaaaacgAACAGCTTCGTCACCGACTCGCCGCTCTCGAGCGCGAGATGAACTCCCAATCCCCAACCAGAAAACCCAGGTCCAAGAACGCCCCAACCACTCGCTCGTCTAATTTGCTTGGCCGTGAGAGTGATATCGAGAATGCACTGCAACGGCTGGATCACCTGAAGATTGCAGATGGTATGttctcgccttcttcgccggcgcctACATCtccggggaagaagccgCGGAAaatggcgacgaggaagtGGGACCTAGGTCCCGAGGATCAGCTTTAA
- a CDS encoding uncharacterized protein (ID:PFLUO_001729-T1.cds;~source:funannotate), giving the protein MLSFLGTSATNIRQQVGQALNFALVLSTAFMLWKSLSVFSASSSPIVVVLSGSMEPAFQRGDLLFLWNRSPRADIGEIVVYNVRGKDIPIVHRVVRTLPEVEGSSVKKVKEITDSAPNSHMLLTKGDNNPSDDTELYARGQDYLNREEDLVGSVRGYIPSVGYVTIMLSEHPWLKTVLLGIMGLMVMLQRE; this is encoded by the exons ATGCTCTCATTCCTCGGCACCAGTGCCACCAATATCCGCCAGCAGGTCGGCCAAGCATTAAATTTTGCGCTCGTTCTTTCCACAGCCTTCATGTTATGGAAATCCCTGTCCGTATTCTCCGCATCGAGCTCCCCGATCGTGGTCGTGTTGTCCGGGTCGATGGAGCCCGCGTTCCAACGTGGAGATCTTCTCTTTTTGTGGAATCGGAGTCCGCGGGCGGATATTGGGGAGATTGTTGTCTATAACGTGCGAG GCAAGGACATTCCCATTGTGCACCGCGTCGTGCGAACTCTGCCTGAGGTTGAGGGCAGTAGTGTGAAGAAAGTCAAGGAGATTACTGATTCGGCTCCCAATTCGCATATGCTCCTCACCAAG GGCGACAATAATCCGTCAGACGACACCGAGCTC TATGCGCGTGGCCAGGACTACCTCAACCGGGAAGAGGATCTCGTCGGGAGCGTTCGCGGCTATATTCCTTCGGTTGGATACGTTACTATCATGCTCTCTGAACATCCCTGGCTGAAGACGGTGCTCCTGGGGATTATGGGGCTGATGGTGATGCTTCAGCGGGAATGA
- a CDS encoding uncharacterized protein (ID:PFLUO_001727-T1.cds;~source:funannotate), with amino-acid sequence MAIISDTLTLLTHHLPGILLLAVIFHLTRNYLTPGASAVPGPFLAKLSHIWRFIDVANGRAERTLYKLHQKHGDYVRLGPNVISIRDLDTLKTIYGINQGYNKTNFYRVQQQMAKGRPTPTLFTTTDEDFHAAIKKPISAAYSMSTLTEFEPFVDKTIHTFFAQLDEFVARKKVCDIASWLQYYAFDVIGELTFGKPLGFLERGGDVDGIIAALEKMLNYSGKIGQIPWLDYVFIKNPLRQFIKGGSTGAVARFARTQLDERLRQTEGTDDKPAPPSHRDFLARFLEAKKTHPDIVSDNQVFSYTISNVNAGSDTTAISLRAVLYYTLKSTRVTAKLNQELTDAYREKRISLPVSWKQSQEQLPYLDAVIKEALRLHPAVGLLLERIVPAGGLQLCHGGPYLPAGTIVGANPWIIHRSSVFGDDVDAFIPERWLQKNDETETDFHARKQQMLRATFTFGAGPRTCIGKNISLLEIYKLIPSMYLRYKIELKDPGLEWETVNAWFVRQKNMDVRLVRRDIGQV; translated from the exons atggccatcatctccgacaCACTAACCCTACTCACCCACCATCTACccggcatcctcctcctcgcggtCATCTTCCACCTAACGCGCAACTACCTGACTCCAGGCGCATCCGCCGTCCCAGGCCCATTCTTAGCAAAACTATCGCATATATGGCGTTTCATAGACGTGGCAAATGGCCGCGCGGAGAGAACATTGTACAAACTACACCAGAAACACGGCGACTATGTCCGTCTAGGCCCGAACGTGATCAGCATACGGGATCTGGATACGCTGAAGACGATTTATGGCATTAACCAGGGCTACAACAAA ACGAATTTCTATCGtgtgcagcagcagatggcAAAGGGTAGACCCACGCCCACGCTGTTCACGACAACGGATGAGGATTTCCATGCTGCCATCAAGAAGCCTATCTCTGCAGCTTACTCGATGAGTACGTTGACGGAGTTTGAGCCGTTCGTTGATAAGACCATCCATACTTTCTTTGCTCAGTTGGATGAGTTTgtggcgaggaagaaagtGTGCGATATTGCTAGCTGGCTGCAATACT ATGCATTCGATGTCATCGGCGAGTTAACTTTCGGCAAGCCGCTCGGGTTCCTGGAACGGGGTGGTGATGTGGACGGAATAATTGCTGCCCTGGAAAAGATGTTGAACTACTCTGGAAAG ATCGGTCAAATACCATGGCTAGACTACGTTTTCATCAAGAACCCTCTTCGACAATTTATCAAAGGCGGGTCAACAGGTGCCGTGGCACGCTTTGCACGCACTCAACTGGACGAGCGTCTCCGACAGACAGAAGGAACCGATGACAAACCGGCACCTCCGTCTCATAGAGACTTCCTAGCTCGCTTCTTagaagcgaagaagacccATCCGGATATCGTCAGCGATAACCAAGTCTTCTCGTACACGATCAGCAACGTGAATGCTGGCTCTGATACAACAGCCATCTCGCTTCGTGCTGTTCTCTACTACACTCTAAAAAGTACCCGAGTTACCGCGAAGCTAAATCAAGAACTCACAGATGCATATAGAGAGAAACGGATCTCGCTGCCCGTATCTTGGAAACAGAGCCAGGAGCAACTGCCTTACTTAGATGCAGTCATCAAGGAAGCACTGCGCCTCCATCCCGCCGTCGGCTTGCTGCTTGAGCGCATCGTTCCAGCAGGCGGACTCCAACTTTGTCATGGTGGACCCTATCTACCCGCGGGCACAATTGTCGGCGCAAATCCGTGGATTATCCATCGGTCCTCGGTGTTTGGAGATGACGTGGACGCATTCATCCCTGAACGGTGGCTACAGAAGAATGACGAGACTGAGACGGACTTTCATGCTCGCAAGCAGCAGATGTTAAGGGCGACCTTCACGTTTGGGGCTGGGCCGAGGACTTGTATTGGGAAGAACATTAGCTTGCTGGAGATTTATAAGTTGATCCCGTCGATGTATCTCAGGTACAAG ATTGAGCTCAAGGACCCTGGTCTTGAGTGGGAGACTGTAAATGCTTGGTTTGTGCGGCAGAAGAATATGGATGTCAGGCTGGTGAGGAGAGATATAGGACAAGTTTGA
- a CDS encoding uncharacterized protein (ID:PFLUO_001725-T1.cds;~source:funannotate), which translates to MGLLKLAFICVLASVIAAAAAAEDVTVYVDPFIGTEGPTGNGANSGDTFPGVSVPFGMVKIGPDTNEADQASNPFAGYTPDGNVTAFTCFHECGVGGGSKYGVVGHMPLTTLDGVNVLDNTTYMQPRVGHDRASVGYYASQLANGANVELSASQHAGFFQYNYPSHGDRIVLADVSHNLPSGIDAEFPKSQTYSNGQMIVQNGGQRFVGWGVWRGGWGGGGVAYGEGSDMQVYFCNDFDSIPSSFEYFTGPWNDPTSPPSPDTQVTLGGQYGVQGGPVGDDQGNRVGAYFIFPNHVDTVKSKLGVSFISIDKACKFQEEIPSWTLNDTVEATKEQWNKEVFDKMSINDKADKANNTRLTMFYSALYRMHQMPSDRTGENPKWSSSEPYYDDFYTLWDTFRCLNSWYLLAHTQRALDMLRSLVDTWRHEGYMPDARSGNYNGKVQGGTNADIVLADAWVKGFNSSRYGINWSDAYAAMQKDAEVTPKPNHDPDDPTCANKEGRCALPDWLEYSYITPNFSLSVSRTVDYSLNDFAISQVAKDMAPQDYEKYFKRSA; encoded by the exons ATGGGCCTCCTAAAATTGGCGTTTATCTGCGTTCTCGCCTCCGTAATAGCCGCAGCCGCTGCTGCGGAAGATGTGACTGTCTACGTTGACCCCTTTATTGGCACTGAGGGACCAACTGGAAATGGAGCCAACTCTGGAGACACGTTTCCGGGTGTCAGTGTGCCTTTTGGCATGGTGAAAATCGGCCCTGACACGAATGAAGCCGATCAGGCTTCTAATCCCTTTGCCGGGTACACACCAGATGGCAATG TTACCGCGTTTACCTGTTTTCATGAGTGCGGAGTCGGCGGTGGCTCCAAGTACGGCGTCGTGGGACACATGCCACTGACAACCCTGGACGGCGTCAATGTGCTTGACAATACCACGTACATGCAGCCTCGTGTTGGTCACGACAGAGCCTCAGTCGGATACTACGCCTCACAGCTGGCAAATGGTGCAAATGTCGAACTATCTGCGTCGCAACACGCTGGCTTTTTCCAATATAACTATCCGAGCCATGGAGACCGAATCGTACTGGCTGACGTGTCTCATAACTTACCATCCGGCATTGACGCCGAGTTTCCAAAATCTCAAACTTACAGTAACGGTCAGATGATTGTCCAAAATGGTGGCCAGAGATTTGTTGGCTGGGGAGTCTGGCGTGGAGGGTGGGGAGGTGGCGGAGTTGCTTATGGCGAAG GGTCTGATATGCAAGTATACTTTTGCAATGACTTTGACTCGATCCCATCGAGCTTTGAGTACTTTACAGGGCCATGGAACGATCCTACCTCTCCGCCGTCACCCGATACCCAAGTCACTCTAGGTGGCCAGTACGGTGTTCAGGGTGGCCCGGTTGGAGATGACCAAGGTAATCGAGTTGGTGCATACTTTATATTCCCCAACCATGTCGACACTGTCAAGTCAAAGCTCGGGGtatccttcatctccattgaCAAGGCGTGCAAGTTTCAGGAGGAGATACCATCATGGACCTTGAACGACACTGTGGAGGCAACCAAAGAACAATGGAACAAGGAGGTCTTCGACAAGATGAGCATCAATGATAAGGCTGACAAGGCAAACAACACGCGACTCACCATGTTCTACTCTGCGCTGTACCGTATGCACCAGATGCCCTCTGACCGAACTGGCGAGAACCCCAAGTGGAGCTCTTCCGAACCATACTATGACGATTTCTATACTCTCTGGGATACCTTCCGCTGTCTTAACAGCTGGTATTTGCTGGCACACACTCAGCGCGCCCTGGACATGCTCCGCTCCTTGGTCGACACCTGGCGCCACGAGGGCTACATGCCAGACGCCCGGAGCGGAAACTACAACGGCAAGGTTCAAGGCGGTACAAACGCCGACATAGTGTTGGCAGATGCGTGGGTTAAGGGCTTCAATAGCTCCAGGTATGGGATTAACTGGAGTGATGCTTACGCGGCTATGCAAAAGGACGCTGAAGTTACTCCAAAACCGAACCACGATCCCGATGATCCGACTTGCGCAAACAAGGAGGGCCGCTGCGCGTTGCCAGACTGGTTAGAGTACAGCTACATTACGCCAAACTTCTCTCTGAGCGTCAGTCGTACGGTTGATTACTCTCTGAACGACTTCGCCATCAGTCAGGTAGCCAAGGACATGGCACCGCAGGACTACGAAAAGTATTTTAAACGATCTGCGTGA
- a CDS encoding uncharacterized protein (ID:PFLUO_001728-T1.cds;~source:funannotate) — protein MGSQKRIAKELGELVQSPPDGITVELADESNLYDWKVHMEGPEGSPFEKGRFLIKLTLPTGYPFKPPSVSFATKIYHPNVTNDDKGSMCLGMLRPDEWKPSSKISAVLEFARQLLAEPMPDDAVEGRIAEQYKNDRKRYEEIARDWTRKHAT, from the exons ATGGGTAGCCAGAAGCGCATAGCCAAG GAGCTAGGCGAACTCGTCCAGTCCCCTCCAGATGGAATCACCGTCGAATTGGCCGATGAGTCAAACCTGTATGACTGGAAAGTTCACATGGAAGGACCAGAAGGATCTCCGTTTGAA AAAGGCAGATTCCTTATCAAGCTCACCCTCCCCACCGGATACCCCTTCAAGCCACCAAGCGTCTCCTTCGCCACGAAAATCTACCACCCGAATGTGACCAACGATGACAAAGGGAGCATGTGTCTAGGCATGCTCCGTCCAGACGAATGGAAGCCCAGCTCCAAGATTTCCGCCGTTCTAGAATTCGCGCGACAGCTGCTCGCAGAGCCGATGCCGGACGATGCGGTCGAGGGGAGGATTGCAGAGCAATATAAGAATGATCGGAAGCGGTacgaggagattgcgcgCGACTGGACAAGGAAACATGCCACGTGA
- a CDS encoding uncharacterized protein (ID:PFLUO_001730-T1.cds;~source:funannotate), with product MPLTLHHLGLSQSERVIWLAEELGIDYKYVFHKRDPIFAPQSIKDLHPAGTAPVMEDDPSPATNSKVVLAESGAIIDYIIAVHGNGRLALTPKDGADYPHFLEWYHFANGSLQPTLFRVMMARGSDPNSPIVARTMDKWQQHLAMLDARLAETGAYLAGKNLTAADIIIFFTLTTMRGFCPLEFDAGEHKHLLAYLKRVGERPAYQKAMKICEGDDFKPLLGPKAETFDILKKL from the coding sequence ATGCCTCTGACGCTTCATCACCTGGGCCTCTCCCAATCCGAGCGCGTCATCTGGCTCGCCGAAGAACTCGGCATCGACTACAAATATGTTTTTCACAAGCGCGACCCCATCTTTGCCCCGCAATCAATCAAGGACCTCCATCCCGCTGGCACAGCCCCGGTAATGGAAGATGACCCATCTCCCGCTACCAACTCCAAGGTCGTGCTGGCTGAATCGGGTGCAATTATTGActacatcatcgccgtccaCGGGAATGGGCGCCTGGCACTCACACCAAAGGACGGTGCCGACTACCCTCATTTTCTGGAATGGTATCATTTTGCCAATGGGAGTCTCCAGCCAACTCTATTCCGAGTCATGATGGCTCGAGGCTCAGATCCGAACTCTCCGATTGTCGCGCGCACAATGGACAagtggcagcagcatctCGCTATGCTTGATGCCCGGTTAGCTGAGACGGGGGCCTACCTTGCTGGAAAGAATCTCACAGCTGcggatatcatcatctttttCACCTTGACGACCATGCGGGGCTTTTGTCCTCTGGAATTTGATGCGGGGGAGCATAAGCATCTCCTTGCTTACTTGAAGCGTGTTGGGGAGCGCCCGGCGTACCAGAAGGCGATGAAGATTTGTGAAGGCGATGATTTCAAGCCGTTGCTGGGCCCCAAGGCTGAGACGTTCGACattttgaagaagctgtAA
- a CDS encoding uncharacterized protein (ID:PFLUO_001731-T1.cds;~source:funannotate): MLEPRSYQPGSLWFYAPNKGAAIAFAIIKYKSWKVTSLLPWSALLFTAGFVLRSIASFGQWGNVNIYIASTVLLLAAPPVYEGANYFILGRILYYIPYHSPIHPGRVYTTFIALGLVIEVLTANGASRLANSNNPSSEATGKGLLKAALILQIVLMAAFVALAGKFHSNCSRAGVLNRKVKRTLIVLYCSCTLITIRTIYRTVEYFTEASLSFANIHSMSQISPILKQEWFFYFFEATVMFCNSSMLNIFHPMQCLPLSNQIYLATDGVTEIEGPGYEDKRHWALTVVDPFDIGGMFSKRDRHDKFWETSSSREER, from the exons ATGCTGGAACCAAGGTCATACC AACCCGGCAGTCTGTGGTTCTATGCTCCGAACAAAGGTGCTGCGATCGCCTTTGCGATCAT CAAATATAAGTCCTGGAAGGTGacatctcttcttccatggTCGGCGCTCCTCTTCACAGCAGGTTTTGTCCTGCGCAGCATCGCTTCATTTGGACAATGGGGGAACGTGAATATCTATATTGCGAGTACTGTTCTTCTACTGGCTGCACC ACCTGTCTACGAAGGCGCCAACTATttcatcctcggccgcaTCCTTTACTACATCCCGTACCACTCGCCCATTCACCCAGGTCGGGTATATACAACCTTTATCGCGCTAGGACTTGTAATCGAGGTCCTCACAGCAAACGGCGCCTCGCGCCTAGCCAACAGCAACAATCCTAGCTCCGAGGCAACAGGAAAAGGACTGCTGAAGGCCGCGCTAATCCTGCAGATTGTGCTGATGGCAGCTTTCGTCGCGCTGGCCGGCAAATTCCACTCCAATTGCTCCCGCGCCGGTGTGCTGAACCGCAAAGTCAAGCGCACTCTGATAGTCTTGTATTGCAGTTGCACGCTCATCACTATCCGTACCATCTACCGGACAGTCGAGTACTTCACCGAGGCCAGTCTCAGTTTCGCCAATATTCACAGCATGAGTCAGATTAGCCCCATTCTCAAACAAGAATGGTTCTTCTACTTTTTTGAGGCGACGGTTATGTTTTGCAATTCCTCTATGCTCAATATCTTCCATCCCATGCAATGTTTGCCCCTTTCGAACCAGATCTACCTTGCGACTGATGGTGTGACTGAGATTGAGGGGCCCGGATATGAGGATAAGCGCCACTGGGCCCTTACGGTCGTTGACCCCTTTGATATTGGTGGGATGTTTTCCAAGCGCGATAGACATGATAAGTTCTGGGAGACAAGTTCCAGCCGAGAAGAACGATGA
- a CDS encoding uncharacterized protein (ID:PFLUO_001726-T1.cds;~source:funannotate) produces MEGLPWEYTWSIPQDIKSLVSLMGGNMATEKRLDLMFVPGLRTTDLGVGVASGTTLFNPGNEPSFFTPFIYNYLPGKQYKSVNQSRVNINENYATGDKGLPGNSDAGAMDSWMLWQMLGLYPVVSQPVYLILSPWFEDISFPVGENGKTLRITAENLADDGFYVQSLKVNGKTWNKSWLTHGDIANGGRLEFVLGSNMTVWDTGAVPPSPGHGA; encoded by the exons ATGGAAGGCCTTCCATGGG AGTATACCTGGTCTATCCCACAGGACATCAAGTCTCTAGTTAGTCTCATGGGCGGTAACATGGCGACAGAGAAGCGCTTAGATCTTATGTTTGTGCCTGGTCTGCGTACGACGGACCTGGGCGTCGGCGTCGCCTCAGGGACAACATTGTTTAACCCGGGAAACGagcccagcttcttcacgCCGTTTATCTATAACTATCTTCCTGGAAAACAGTACAAGTCAGTCAACCAGTCCCGCGTTAACATCAATGAAAACTACGCCACCGGTGACAAAGGGCTGCCCGGAAATTCCGATGCAGGAGCTATGGATTCGTGGATGCTCTGGCAGATGCTCGGCTTATACCCGGTTGTCTCCCAGCCCGTCTATCTGATTTTGTCACCATGGTTTGAGGACATTTCTTTCCCCGTGGGTGAAAATGGCAAGACCCTCAGAATCACTGCGGAGAACCTCGCAGACGATGGCTTCTATGTACAGAGTCTGAAAGTCAATGGCAAAACGTGGAACAAGAGCTGGCTAACTCATGGTGATATTGCAAATGGTGGGCGTCTGGAGTTCGTTTTGGGATCTAACATGACCGTTTGGGACACCGGTGCTGTGCCACCCAGCCCCGGACACGGTGCTTAA